From Candidatus Neomarinimicrobiota bacterium, the proteins below share one genomic window:
- the elbB gene encoding isoprenoid biosynthesis glyoxalase ElbB, protein MATVGVILSGCGIFDGSEIHESVLTLLALDKAGASVHIFAPSGPQKHVVDHVRNKVVKGEERDILEESARIARGKIQDISRADLNSLDALIFPGGSGIVKNLSNFSDQGPQCTLVPKVERLIIDALEQKKVLGFMCLAPLLAAKAGVRAGRKPLVTLGNDPDMARAVEAMGAEHKNCPAVDVVIDTQNQIVTTPAYMLARSISEAETGITKLVRTVLSMI, encoded by the coding sequence ATGGCAACAGTTGGCGTCATTTTATCCGGTTGCGGCATATTCGACGGATCAGAAATCCATGAATCGGTTCTGACCCTTCTGGCCCTGGACAAGGCCGGAGCCTCTGTCCATATTTTTGCTCCATCAGGCCCACAAAAGCATGTAGTAGACCATGTCAGGAACAAAGTGGTCAAAGGAGAAGAGAGAGATATCCTGGAAGAATCAGCCCGAATCGCCAGAGGTAAAATTCAGGATATCAGCCGGGCTGATCTGAACAGTCTGGACGCTCTGATTTTCCCCGGAGGATCAGGCATTGTGAAAAATCTGAGTAATTTTTCCGATCAAGGCCCCCAATGCACCCTGGTGCCAAAAGTAGAGCGTCTGATCATTGATGCCCTGGAACAAAAAAAGGTACTGGGATTCATGTGCCTGGCTCCTCTTTTGGCGGCAAAAGCCGGCGTGAGGGCCGGCCGTAAACCGTTGGTCACCCTGGGCAATGATCCGGATATGGCAAGAGCTGTGGAAGCCATGGGTGCTGAACATAAAAATTGTCCGGCGGTTGATGTTGTCATTGATACACAAAATCAGATCGTGACCACACCCGCTTATATGCTTGCCCGCTCTATCTCTGAAGCAGAAACAGGCATTACAAAACTGGTCCGGACCGTTTTATCCATGATCTGA
- a CDS encoding HDIG domain-containing protein, translating to MTAKKIKKKPVNWDLILKAGMMVLVVIIATILIPRERSHIYRYQIGEITRATIIAPYDFDILKPEDVIEAEKREALKRVPFVFNHDHDAEIRSTQDIEQFFRMATALKQRYQSLKKSREDRNLYRYNVERFEEQNKRVRSDSTAFYQLISQFKQDYNIDMESDLYRGLYDPDKSPLPDLENLKTQFLQEITQYMDKGIVDIPLEDIMSSQIAISRAGEEIYRSTSEIYDRDKAINTLSQSLKTNGNELSFEKKQMLFQISRIFIRPNLIYDKERTLRRQQDAISRIPIVDGKVLKNEKIVDANTRVTPQIYRKLYSLNVAESKRNQNAFGRAYFMGFFGDLLIMGLLYTIFILFIYHFRKEIYSDRKNIFLIVINQLIVIGLGYLISSLNHAAFMAVPVTLLAMIVSIFYDERAAIFSTVPIILMLSYIFGNPFHFTVVHMLPALISTISIKKLRSRDQIFQPLIWVFLSYILGLIALELVSFSSFAELTRGILFAFINTVGSVLAAYGLVSVFERMLNITTDMTLLELTDLNKPLLKELAMKAPGTFNHSVMVGTIVDTAAEAIGANNLLARVGAYYHDIGKIAKSNYFAENQRDENRLEKLKPHMAAKVVINHVRTGIELAEQYNLPKIVMDFIPMHHGTQIVKFFYDRAMDLAEDPADVKDSDFKYPGPKPNTKETALVMIAEACEAAIKALDKPTDADIENRVNLIIKTRMDEGQLSDCPLTFHDITVIRESLIRQFISMYHHRPEYPGQQKSETTK from the coding sequence ATGACAGCAAAAAAAATAAAGAAAAAACCGGTCAATTGGGATCTCATCCTGAAAGCAGGCATGATGGTTCTGGTTGTAATCATAGCAACAATTCTGATTCCCCGGGAACGCTCCCATATATACAGATATCAAATTGGAGAAATCACCCGAGCAACCATTATTGCTCCCTATGATTTTGATATTCTGAAACCTGAAGACGTGATTGAAGCTGAAAAACGGGAAGCTCTGAAGCGGGTCCCCTTTGTCTTTAACCACGATCACGATGCGGAAATCAGAAGCACACAGGATATTGAACAGTTTTTCCGGATGGCGACTGCCCTCAAACAACGCTACCAGTCCCTTAAAAAATCACGGGAAGACCGAAATCTCTACCGGTATAATGTGGAGCGTTTTGAAGAACAAAACAAACGTGTCCGGTCGGACAGTACAGCTTTCTATCAACTGATCAGCCAGTTCAAACAAGATTATAATATCGATATGGAGAGTGATCTTTACCGCGGCTTGTATGATCCTGATAAAAGTCCTCTTCCGGACCTGGAGAACCTGAAAACCCAGTTTCTTCAGGAAATCACCCAGTATATGGATAAGGGAATTGTGGATATCCCCCTCGAGGATATCATGTCCAGTCAAATTGCCATTTCCAGAGCTGGAGAGGAAATTTACCGATCCACCAGTGAAATTTATGACAGGGACAAGGCCATTAATACCCTCTCCCAGAGCCTGAAAACAAACGGGAACGAGCTGAGTTTTGAAAAGAAACAGATGTTGTTTCAGATTTCCCGGATTTTTATCCGTCCGAATCTTATTTACGATAAAGAGCGGACACTCCGGCGCCAGCAGGATGCCATCAGCAGGATTCCCATTGTAGATGGCAAGGTGTTAAAAAATGAAAAAATTGTGGATGCCAATACCCGGGTTACACCTCAAATCTATCGAAAACTTTATTCCCTGAATGTTGCAGAATCCAAAAGAAATCAAAATGCCTTTGGACGGGCTTATTTCATGGGATTTTTCGGCGACCTGCTTATCATGGGATTGCTTTATACAATATTTATACTTTTTATTTACCATTTCAGGAAGGAAATCTATTCAGACCGAAAAAACATTTTTCTTATTGTGATCAATCAATTGATTGTAATCGGACTGGGTTACCTGATTTCATCCCTGAATCATGCGGCCTTTATGGCCGTCCCCGTGACCCTTCTGGCCATGATTGTATCCATCTTTTATGATGAACGGGCTGCCATTTTTTCTACGGTCCCCATTATTCTTATGCTTTCCTATATCTTTGGGAATCCTTTCCATTTTACCGTGGTCCACATGCTTCCGGCACTTATTTCTACTATTTCTATTAAAAAATTGAGAAGCAGGGATCAGATTTTTCAACCCCTGATCTGGGTCTTCCTTTCTTACATTCTCGGTTTGATCGCCCTTGAGCTTGTCAGCTTCAGCTCCTTTGCCGAGCTGACACGGGGAATTTTGTTCGCCTTTATCAATACGGTCGGATCGGTCCTGGCGGCATATGGCCTGGTAAGTGTTTTTGAACGGATGCTGAATATTACAACCGATATGACGCTTTTGGAATTAACGGATTTAAACAAGCCCTTATTGAAAGAGCTGGCCATGAAAGCTCCGGGGACATTCAATCATTCGGTAATGGTGGGGACCATTGTGGATACGGCTGCCGAAGCCATTGGGGCCAATAACCTGCTGGCACGTGTTGGGGCTTATTATCATGATATTGGGAAAATTGCCAAATCCAACTATTTTGCTGAAAACCAGCGGGATGAAAACCGCCTGGAAAAACTCAAACCCCACATGGCGGCAAAGGTGGTGATTAATCATGTCCGGACCGGTATAGAACTGGCTGAACAGTATAATCTGCCAAAAATTGTTATGGATTTTATTCCCATGCACCATGGGACCCAGATTGTGAAGTTTTTTTATGACAGGGCGATGGATCTGGCCGAAGATCCGGCGGATGTGAAGGACAGTGATTTTAAATATCCAGGCCCAAAGCCCAATACCAAGGAAACAGCATTGGTTATGATCGCCGAAGCCTGTGAAGCAGCCATAAAAGCACTGGATAAACCGACAGATGCCGACATTGAAAACCGTGTCAACCTGATTATCAAAACACGGATGGATGAAGGACAGCTGTCTGATTGTCCCCTTACTTTTCATGATATCACAGTGATCCGTGAATCTCTGATCAGGCAGTTTATCAGTATGTATCATCATCGCCCCGAATATCCGGGCCAACAAAAAAGTGAAACGACAAAATAA
- a CDS encoding Hsp20/alpha crystallin family protein has translation MTLTRRYPMLKARRNLVDDFFESFLDSFNTMSNVNWSPSVDLEETKNDYIIHAELPGMNKKDIDISVENDVLTISGEKKERVQTKDSNCLISEIMSGHFSRSFRLPAQIDSEKIEAKWDNGILVVKIPKSEVAKPKKIQIS, from the coding sequence ATGACATTGACAAGACGATATCCGATGTTAAAAGCACGCCGCAACCTGGTGGATGATTTCTTTGAATCCTTTCTGGATAGTTTCAACACCATGTCCAATGTGAACTGGAGTCCCAGCGTAGACCTGGAAGAAACAAAGAATGATTATATCATTCATGCTGAACTGCCGGGCATGAACAAAAAGGACATTGATATCTCAGTGGAGAATGATGTCCTGACCATTTCCGGTGAAAAGAAAGAACGGGTCCAAACGAAGGATTCCAATTGCCTGATTTCTGAGATTATGTCCGGTCATTTCTCCCGGAGCTTCAGACTCCCGGCACAGATCGATTCTGAAAAGATCGAAGCCAAATGGGATAACGGTATTCTTGTGGTGAAGATTCCCAAGAGTGAAGTTGCAAAACCCAAAAAGATTCAAATCAGCTGA
- the mazG gene encoding nucleoside triphosphate pyrophosphohydrolase, producing MKAFSDLVEIIKKLRSPEGCPWDREQTPESLIPFMIEEVYEVIDALDHRNDRDLVKELGDVMLHLVFQAVLAEEDNRFTIQDVLFHINHKMISRHPHVFTNKVFNSEEEIHHYWEKKKKAEGRKRLLDGIPKELPSLHKAYRVQSKASMVGFDWDKIHDVWEKIREEIRELEDASREKDADSMEMEFGDLLFSLVNVGRFLGINADEALRKSTDKFIRRFHRVEEMAERNKKDLRALSLDELEKMWQQVKDVDDGEMG from the coding sequence ATGAAAGCATTTAGTGACCTGGTGGAAATTATCAAGAAGTTGCGTTCACCGGAAGGGTGCCCATGGGATCGTGAGCAAACACCGGAAAGCCTGATCCCTTTTATGATTGAAGAGGTTTACGAAGTGATTGATGCTTTGGACCACCGAAATGACCGGGATTTGGTCAAGGAGCTGGGGGATGTGATGCTTCACCTTGTTTTTCAGGCGGTGTTGGCAGAAGAAGACAATCGTTTTACCATCCAGGATGTTTTGTTTCATATTAATCACAAAATGATCAGCCGACATCCCCATGTTTTTACAAACAAGGTTTTTAATTCTGAAGAAGAGATTCATCATTACTGGGAAAAAAAGAAGAAAGCTGAAGGACGGAAAAGACTCCTGGATGGAATCCCAAAGGAGCTTCCCTCCTTGCACAAAGCCTATCGTGTACAATCCAAAGCTTCCATGGTGGGATTCGACTGGGATAAAATTCATGATGTATGGGAAAAAATCCGGGAAGAGATCCGGGAACTGGAAGATGCCTCCCGGGAAAAAGACGCCGACTCTATGGAAATGGAATTTGGGGATCTTCTTTTTTCCCTGGTAAATGTGGGTCGCTTTCTGGGGATCAATGCCGACGAAGCTTTGAGAAAATCTACCGATAAATTTATCCGCCGCTTTCACCGCGTGGAAGAAATGGCTGAAAGAAATAAGAAAGACCTGCGGGCTCTTTCCCTGGATGAACTGGAAAAAATGTGGCAGCAGGTGAAAGATGTGGATGACGGGGAGATGGGATGA
- a CDS encoding C4-type zinc ribbon domain-containing protein, which translates to MHETMERLVKLQSVDYQLKSIKEKMGNLPETVLALESRIKEEEEKKVQESERMNQNQAGVTKNQGKIKEYRAKLEKYQEQLYLVTTNREYDALTAEIDYAKKEIEEAETQIHEAREENQELEESIKHSDENIEMLKVDLEKAKKNLEKTIQETRDEKERLEKERQEITKKIPRNILNVYERVRKARRGVAVVPIIRDACGGCNNKVIPQKRVDIYKRNKIVTCDICGRFIYSDEGNLTVDK; encoded by the coding sequence ATGCACGAGACGATGGAAAGGCTTGTCAAGCTACAGTCTGTGGACTATCAATTAAAGAGTATAAAGGAAAAGATGGGGAATTTACCGGAGACAGTCCTTGCCCTGGAATCCCGCATCAAGGAAGAAGAAGAAAAGAAAGTTCAGGAATCGGAGCGCATGAATCAGAATCAGGCAGGCGTGACAAAAAACCAGGGGAAGATCAAGGAATACCGGGCAAAACTGGAAAAATATCAGGAACAGCTCTATCTGGTAACGACCAACAGGGAATATGATGCATTAACAGCAGAGATAGATTACGCAAAAAAGGAGATTGAAGAAGCGGAAACACAGATACATGAGGCCCGGGAAGAGAATCAGGAGCTGGAAGAAAGTATTAAACATTCCGATGAAAATATCGAAATGTTAAAAGTGGATTTGGAAAAAGCCAAAAAAAATCTGGAAAAAACCATACAGGAAACCCGGGATGAAAAAGAACGTCTGGAAAAGGAGCGTCAGGAGATTACAAAAAAAATCCCCCGGAATATTCTGAATGTATACGAGAGGGTTCGAAAAGCCCGGCGAGGTGTTGCTGTTGTCCCCATTATACGGGATGCCTGCGGCGGGTGCAACAACAAAGTAATCCCCCAGAAGCGGGTGGATATTTACAAGCGGAATAAAATCGTGACTTGTGATATCTGTGGGCGCTTCATATATTCAGACGAAGGCAATTTGACAGTAGATAAATAA
- a CDS encoding murein L,D-transpeptidase catalytic domain family protein translates to MKRFKILKLVLVVILLGGCAVFRYQVPDTAIRTTPVPPLSAERKADILALYHSLNQPVPVSPEIFIKAVHGYDHIPRDKDLLTIIDFSQPSTEKRATVIDMEAGEILFNTWVSHGVNTGENMAEHFSNTEGSRKSSLGFYLTGETYRGKNGRSLRLDGLEKGFNDSARTRYIVIHGADYVSPEFIEKEGRLGRSWGCPAFPLDVVKPIIRKIKRGSVVFIYGEDPDYLNHSLYLSQES, encoded by the coding sequence ATGAAGCGGTTCAAGATTTTAAAATTAGTCTTAGTAGTTATTTTATTGGGTGGATGTGCTGTTTTTCGCTACCAGGTACCGGATACGGCGATTCGAACAACGCCTGTTCCCCCGCTGAGTGCTGAAAGAAAGGCAGACATTTTAGCCTTATATCATTCTCTGAACCAACCGGTACCGGTATCACCTGAGATCTTTATCAAAGCAGTTCATGGGTATGACCATATTCCCAGGGATAAAGACTTACTGACGATTATTGATTTTTCCCAGCCGTCAACGGAAAAGCGTGCGACAGTGATTGATATGGAAGCCGGTGAGATCCTGTTTAACACCTGGGTTTCTCACGGAGTGAACACGGGTGAAAATATGGCAGAGCACTTTTCAAATACGGAAGGGAGCCGGAAGAGCTCTCTGGGATTTTATTTGACTGGGGAAACCTACCGTGGGAAAAATGGACGGTCTTTGCGGCTGGACGGGCTGGAAAAGGGGTTTAACGACAGTGCCCGGACACGGTATATCGTGATTCATGGGGCCGATTATGTGAGTCCGGAGTTTATTGAAAAAGAAGGCCGGCTTGGCAGAAGCTGGGGATGTCCTGCCTTTCCCCTGGATGTAGTAAAACCGATTATTCGTAAAATTAAACGGGGAAGTGTGGTGTTTATTTATGGAGAGGATCCCGATTATTTAAATCATTCCCTGTATCTTTCACAGGAATCATAA
- a CDS encoding ketoacyl-ACP synthase III, with the protein MGVKIAGYGYYVPEKVVTNHDMEKLMDTSDEWITERTGIKERHFVKVGEEGTSDLAVKAAEKALDKAGMTSGDLDMIVAATLSPDHEIPGIGVMIQNKLTGCRTIPAYDIRQQCSGFVYGLELASTFIKSGKYKTILLVGAEVQSVGLNLSTEGRDLAVLFGDGAGAFVLTASEDESDVLDSVLHSEGEYYQALWKEYPSIYVQDRISKEDITLGRHYPSMNGRFVFKHASTRMPEVVMELLNKNSVSKDEIAQIIPHQANLRITQMVANRLELTLDTVYSNIERYGNTTAASIPIAFCEALNEKRFKRGDYVITVSFGSGFTWGANLIKF; encoded by the coding sequence GTGGGTGTTAAAATAGCCGGTTATGGGTATTATGTTCCCGAAAAGGTGGTGACAAACCACGACATGGAAAAATTAATGGATACGTCTGACGAATGGATTACCGAACGGACAGGTATAAAAGAAAGACATTTTGTCAAGGTAGGCGAAGAAGGAACATCAGATCTGGCAGTGAAAGCTGCTGAGAAAGCCCTTGATAAAGCCGGCATGACTTCTGGAGACCTGGATATGATCGTGGCTGCAACCCTATCCCCTGATCATGAAATTCCCGGTATCGGTGTGATGATCCAGAATAAACTGACCGGCTGCCGCACGATTCCGGCCTATGATATTCGGCAACAGTGTAGCGGATTTGTATATGGACTCGAACTGGCATCCACCTTTATCAAATCAGGCAAGTACAAGACAATCCTCCTGGTGGGTGCAGAGGTTCAGAGCGTGGGTCTCAATCTGTCTACCGAAGGTCGGGATCTTGCTGTTCTTTTCGGTGACGGTGCCGGAGCTTTTGTGTTGACTGCCTCTGAGGATGAATCCGACGTGTTGGATTCGGTGCTCCACAGCGAGGGAGAGTACTACCAGGCACTGTGGAAAGAGTATCCCAGCATTTATGTGCAGGACAGAATCAGTAAGGAAGATATCACTCTGGGGCGCCACTACCCATCCATGAACGGCCGTTTTGTCTTTAAACATGCCTCAACCCGCATGCCTGAAGTGGTAATGGAATTATTGAATAAAAACAGTGTGAGTAAAGATGAAATTGCCCAGATTATTCCCCATCAGGCAAATTTGCGTATCACACAGATGGTTGCCAACCGGTTGGAACTGACACTTGATACAGTTTATTCAAATATTGAACGATATGGCAATACAACAGCTGCGTCAATTCCCATAGCTTTCTGTGAAGCGCTGAATGAAAAACGGTTCAAACGTGGGGACTATGTGATCACTGTTTCCTTTGGTTCAGGTTTTACCTGGGGAGCAAATCTGATTAAATTCTGA
- a CDS encoding hemolysin family protein — MFVVLLLFSGLFSSSETAVFSVKRSKLEEKMRGGHPEALRLLALLNFPRRLLIAILTGNTFVNIAMSVISASVARDIANYYQLSPILSILVQVFAVTLVILIVGEILPKIIAVRSAIKHSLRMSSFLTIVYTLLKPLTAVFYWITDLFARMFRIQGEEFIEDSEELSALVNLSGESGAIREKERDMIQSLLKLSDTRVREIMIPRPDIHAIDINQSLPDIIQEVRESKFSRLPVHGGDLDHIIGFIFLKDILHLTDKETGKTHIKSLLRPPLFVHENKSVAKMLREFQTKKTKLAIVVDEFGGTSGLVTLEDVVEEIVGEIQDEMDEENQTMIRKSGEKEYIVNAALNLDELEEELGISFPEERDYDTLGGFVMDKLGRVPKKQDQFVFQNVRFTVVLMQRRRIKEIRLEFLPEA; from the coding sequence TTGTTTGTGGTTCTGTTGCTTTTTTCCGGCCTCTTTTCCAGCAGTGAAACCGCTGTTTTTTCCGTCAAACGGTCCAAGCTGGAAGAAAAAATGCGTGGGGGGCACCCTGAAGCTTTGAGACTTTTAGCCCTTCTGAATTTTCCCCGGCGCCTCCTGATTGCAATTCTTACTGGAAATACTTTTGTCAATATTGCCATGTCTGTCATTTCGGCTTCAGTTGCCAGGGATATCGCCAATTACTATCAGTTATCCCCCATTTTATCCATCCTGGTTCAGGTGTTTGCCGTCACGCTGGTGATTCTCATTGTGGGAGAAATTCTCCCCAAAATCATTGCGGTCCGAAGTGCTATCAAACACAGCCTTCGCATGTCCTCTTTTTTAACGATTGTTTATACGTTGCTTAAACCCCTGACAGCTGTTTTTTACTGGATCACCGATCTTTTCGCCAGGATGTTTCGCATTCAGGGTGAAGAGTTTATTGAAGATTCTGAAGAGTTATCCGCACTGGTAAACCTGAGTGGCGAATCCGGGGCTATCCGTGAAAAAGAACGGGATATGATCCAGTCCCTACTGAAATTGTCCGACACCCGGGTCCGGGAAATTATGATCCCAAGGCCCGATATCCATGCCATCGATATCAACCAGTCCCTGCCCGATATCATCCAGGAGGTGCGCGAATCCAAATTTTCAAGGCTGCCGGTTCATGGCGGCGACCTGGATCATATTATCGGTTTTATTTTTCTTAAAGATATTCTTCACTTAACAGATAAAGAAACCGGAAAGACACACATAAAAAGTTTGCTCAGACCCCCGCTCTTTGTCCATGAGAATAAAAGTGTTGCGAAAATGCTCAGGGAATTTCAAACAAAAAAGACCAAACTTGCCATTGTGGTAGATGAATTTGGAGGGACAAGCGGCCTGGTGACCCTGGAAGATGTGGTGGAAGAAATTGTGGGTGAAATCCAGGATGAAATGGATGAGGAAAACCAGACCATGATCCGGAAGAGCGGCGAAAAAGAGTATATTGTCAATGCTGCCCTAAACCTGGATGAACTGGAAGAAGAACTGGGGATTTCCTTTCCGGAGGAACGGGATTATGATACTCTGGGTGGTTTTGTCATGGATAAACTGGGACGGGTGCCCAAAAAGCAGGATCAATTTGTCTTTCAGAATGTAAGATTTACGGTTGTATTGATGCAACGCCGGCGAATCAAGGAAATTCGCCTGGAATTTTTACCCGAAGCATAA
- a CDS encoding ABC transporter ATP-binding protein, whose translation MKESELITIDHLTKVYPTGTGGFKALKDINLTFRSGEFSGVVGPSGSGKTTLLNIIGTLDNPTEGKASILGRSVNALSSKDAARLRNHHIGFIFQTYNLLPVYTVYENVEFPLLLLDYSSDKREKMVMDALSWVNLTDKKDSRPSQLSGGESQRVAIARAIVKKPELILADEPTANLDAKNSYMILEIMVKMNQELGTTFIFSTHDDKVMKYLKRTISLEDGRVAGDEQAKA comes from the coding sequence ATGAAAGAATCCGAACTCATAACCATTGATCATCTGACCAAGGTGTATCCTACAGGTACCGGGGGTTTTAAAGCCCTGAAGGATATCAATTTAACCTTCCGGTCCGGTGAGTTTTCGGGTGTCGTAGGTCCCAGCGGGTCTGGTAAAACCACCTTGCTGAATATTATCGGGACCCTGGATAATCCCACAGAAGGAAAAGCAAGTATCCTGGGTCGTTCAGTGAATGCTTTGTCTTCAAAAGATGCAGCCCGTCTGCGAAATCATCACATTGGATTTATTTTTCAGACTTACAATCTTCTGCCGGTTTATACGGTGTATGAAAATGTGGAATTTCCCTTATTGTTGCTGGACTATTCTTCCGACAAACGGGAAAAGATGGTGATGGATGCATTAAGCTGGGTGAATCTTACGGATAAAAAAGATTCCAGACCCTCTCAGTTATCAGGCGGAGAAAGTCAGCGTGTAGCCATAGCCAGGGCTATTGTGAAAAAGCCCGAACTGATACTTGCCGATGAACCCACGGCTAATCTGGATGCCAAAAATTCCTATATGATTCTTGAAATCATGGTAAAAATGAACCAGGAATTAGGAACAACCTTCATCTTTTCCACTCACGATGATAAAGTGATGAAGTATCTGAAACGGACCATATCCCTTGAGGACGGACGGGTCGCCGGGGATGAACAGGCAAAGGCCTGA
- the ybeY gene encoding rRNA maturation RNase YbeY produces the protein MHSSRRKEKHIHIYNESGLRLPLRHEDISGIILTLLKAYQLSSCDINIIYMADEPLREMKKEYFDQDLFTDIISFTMECCEDYLEGELYISLPRIRENASRYHVSIRQECARILIHGFLHLMGYEDGNPGAREQMTKLENRHLEECGYA, from the coding sequence ATGCATTCCAGTCGACGTAAAGAAAAGCATATTCACATCTACAATGAATCCGGTTTACGGCTTCCCCTGCGCCATGAGGACATTTCAGGGATTATTCTCACATTGCTGAAAGCCTACCAGTTGTCCTCTTGTGATATCAACATTATTTATATGGCTGACGAACCTCTCAGAGAGATGAAAAAAGAATATTTTGATCAGGATCTCTTTACGGATATTATCAGCTTTACGATGGAATGTTGTGAAGATTATCTGGAAGGAGAGTTGTATATCTCTCTGCCTCGAATCCGGGAAAATGCGTCCCGATATCATGTCAGTATTCGCCAGGAATGTGCACGGATTCTGATTCACGGTTTTTTGCATCTTATGGGATACGAAGACGGCAACCCAGGCGCCAGGGAACAGATGACAAAACTGGAAAACCGTCATCTGGAGGAATGTGGTTATGCCTGA
- a CDS encoding sigma-70 family RNA polymerase sigma factor: MNETEIIRRAQDGDMAAFEQLVQTYEKRVLIAAAQICRNQQDAEDVTQDVFLSVYRNIRTFRFEASFYSWIYRITMNTAFNHTRQRKYHEFLTNDEDEDRYIDVSEEDSTDFSEQTDFQAVLEGALKKLPEKQRTVFIMRYLQHLKIKEISTILGVGEGTVKKYLFRAQEKLRNLLKPFKNQLLED, translated from the coding sequence ATGAACGAAACAGAGATCATACGCAGAGCCCAGGATGGAGATATGGCAGCCTTTGAACAACTTGTTCAGACATACGAAAAGCGGGTCCTGATCGCCGCGGCACAAATCTGCCGCAATCAACAGGATGCAGAGGACGTGACACAGGACGTTTTTCTCTCTGTCTACCGGAATATCAGGACATTTCGTTTTGAAGCCAGTTTCTATTCATGGATTTATCGTATCACGATGAACACGGCCTTCAATCACACCCGTCAAAGGAAGTATCATGAATTTTTAACCAACGACGAAGATGAGGACCGGTATATTGACGTTTCAGAGGAAGATTCCACTGATTTCAGTGAACAAACAGATTTTCAAGCTGTCCTCGAGGGGGCTTTAAAGAAGCTTCCGGAAAAACAGCGGACCGTTTTCATAATGCGCTATTTACAGCACCTGAAAATCAAAGAAATCTCCACCATTTTGGGTGTGGGAGAAGGAACGGTAAAAAAATATTTATTCCGTGCCCAGGAAAAACTGAGGAATCTTTTGAAACCTTTTAAAAATCAATTATTAGAGGATTAG